The following proteins come from a genomic window of Nocardiopsis sp. YSL2:
- a CDS encoding PP2C family protein-serine/threonine phosphatase, translating to MSARCGIDTVVSALALDGQLSSFTELPDLVTREAARAGLFETRVFLADRQERVLREMTGDGPDAHGGGEEMRIDGTVAGLAHTKGETVRVGQEHRCWVPVLDGAERLGVLHVAYEGEPDSRAIRILASMVGLLVVDKRANSDAYARLIRTRPMSVSAEMQWTLMPPSTFTNARVTISAATEPAYENAGDSFDYALSQEGAHIAVFDAMGHDNAAGLLANLTVGVFRNQRRKGTALGDMPRAVELMLTEEFVRTRFTTAVMGELNTATGDLRWVNCGHLPPVLIRGGKAHELDCEPSHPLGMRLGLPVTVCHEQLEPGDRLLLYTDGIIEARDARGREFGLDRFVDFVVRHDADQLPVPETLRRLVQAVMTYHQGRLDDDATVLVCEWHG from the coding sequence ATGTCAGCACGATGCGGGATCGACACGGTCGTGTCGGCTCTGGCGCTCGACGGCCAACTGAGCTCCTTCACGGAGCTCCCGGATCTGGTGACCCGCGAAGCCGCGCGGGCCGGACTGTTCGAGACGCGCGTCTTCCTGGCCGACCGGCAGGAGCGCGTCCTGCGCGAGATGACCGGTGACGGACCCGACGCCCACGGCGGTGGCGAGGAGATGCGCATCGACGGCACGGTGGCGGGCCTGGCCCACACCAAGGGCGAGACCGTGCGCGTCGGCCAGGAGCACCGCTGCTGGGTCCCGGTCCTGGACGGGGCCGAGCGCCTGGGTGTGCTGCACGTGGCCTACGAGGGTGAGCCCGACTCCCGGGCGATACGGATCCTGGCCTCGATGGTGGGACTGCTGGTGGTCGACAAGCGCGCCAACAGTGACGCCTACGCCCGGCTGATCCGTACCAGGCCCATGTCGGTCTCGGCGGAGATGCAATGGACGCTCATGCCGCCCAGCACCTTCACCAACGCCAGGGTCACCATCTCGGCAGCCACCGAACCCGCCTACGAGAACGCGGGTGACTCCTTCGACTACGCCCTGAGCCAGGAGGGCGCGCACATCGCCGTGTTCGACGCGATGGGCCACGACAACGCCGCAGGACTCCTCGCGAACCTGACGGTGGGCGTGTTCCGCAACCAGCGCCGCAAGGGCACCGCGCTGGGTGACATGCCCCGGGCGGTCGAGCTCATGCTGACCGAGGAGTTCGTGCGCACCCGCTTCACCACCGCGGTCATGGGCGAGCTGAACACGGCCACCGGTGATCTGCGCTGGGTCAACTGCGGCCACCTGCCGCCGGTGCTCATCCGGGGCGGCAAGGCCCACGAGCTCGATTGCGAGCCCTCCCACCCACTGGGGATGCGGCTCGGACTGCCGGTGACGGTGTGCCATGAGCAGTTGGAGCCGGGGGACCGGCTGCTGCTGTACACCGACGGCATCATCGAGGCCCGCGACGCACGGGGAAGGGAGTTCGGACTCGACCGGTTCGTGGACTTCGTCGTCCGTCACGACGCCGACCAACTCCCCGTTCCCGAGACGCTGCGGCGCCTGGTCCAGGCCGTGATGACCTATCACCAAGGCAGGCTCGACGACGACGCCACGGTGCTGGTCTGCGAGTGGCACGGTTGA
- a CDS encoding multidrug effflux MFS transporter: protein MTPQHPTGRARIGLALLLGLLSVLGPVSIDMYLPGLPAIAEDLDAAASVVQLSLTACMVGLAAGQVVVGPLSDARGRRGPLLVCLALFVLSSLLCALAPTAGTLVAARFLQGFTASAGLVLSRAVVRDVFSGGDLTRFFAVLTAITAVAPLIAPVIGGGVLWLPLGGWRGVFVFLAVLGTAVTLVAALGLGETLPRERRVPGSVGGSLRSMGALLRDRSFFGYALVVGLLHGGSFAYVAGTPFVYQDLHGVSAQAFGVLFAVNGLAMVLGSASVGRLSDRWSERTLLRAAAVAAVASTGAVLAATLVDAPLIALAVPLFVYMAAMGATLACGFALAMHGQERRAGAASALIGAFPMVVGAVAAPLVGLDETTAVPMGAVLFGSAALALLALCALTGPDANAGARAGLGVRVRRTMTRGRRDGEGDE, encoded by the coding sequence GTGACACCGCAGCATCCGACCGGACGCGCCCGCATCGGCCTGGCCCTGCTCCTGGGCCTGCTGTCGGTCCTGGGGCCGGTCAGCATCGACATGTACCTGCCGGGGCTCCCGGCCATCGCCGAGGACCTGGACGCCGCCGCCTCCGTGGTGCAGCTCAGCCTGACCGCGTGCATGGTCGGGCTGGCCGCGGGCCAGGTGGTCGTCGGCCCGCTCAGCGACGCGCGCGGACGGCGGGGTCCACTGCTGGTGTGCCTGGCCCTGTTCGTGCTCTCGTCCCTGCTGTGCGCGCTCGCGCCGACCGCCGGCACGCTGGTCGCGGCGCGCTTCCTCCAGGGCTTCACCGCCTCCGCCGGGCTCGTGCTCTCGCGGGCGGTCGTGCGCGACGTGTTCAGCGGAGGCGACCTGACCCGCTTCTTCGCGGTCCTGACGGCGATCACCGCGGTCGCTCCGCTGATCGCGCCCGTGATCGGCGGCGGGGTCCTGTGGTTGCCGCTGGGCGGTTGGCGGGGCGTGTTCGTCTTCCTCGCCGTGCTCGGCACCGCCGTCACGCTGGTCGCCGCGCTCGGGCTGGGTGAGACCCTGCCGCGGGAGCGGCGCGTTCCGGGCAGTGTGGGCGGATCGCTCCGGTCCATGGGCGCGCTCCTGCGCGACCGGTCCTTCTTCGGGTACGCGCTGGTGGTCGGGCTGTTGCACGGCGGAAGCTTCGCCTACGTGGCGGGGACGCCGTTCGTGTACCAGGACCTGCACGGGGTGTCCGCACAGGCCTTCGGTGTGCTGTTCGCCGTCAACGGGCTGGCGATGGTCCTGGGCAGCGCCTCCGTGGGGCGCCTGAGCGACCGGTGGTCGGAGCGGACGCTGCTGCGCGCGGCGGCCGTCGCGGCCGTCGCGTCGACCGGGGCCGTGCTCGCCGCCACCCTGGTCGACGCCCCGCTGATCGCCCTGGCGGTGCCGTTGTTCGTGTACATGGCCGCGATGGGCGCGACGCTCGCCTGCGGCTTCGCGTTGGCGATGCACGGGCAGGAGCGCCGGGCGGGCGCCGCCAGCGCGCTGATCGGGGCGTTTCCGATGGTCGTCGGCGCGGTGGCCGCACCCCTGGTCGGGCTCGACGAGACCACGGCGGTGCCGATGGGCGCCGTGCTGTTCGGCTCCGCCGCCCTGGCACTGCTGGCGCTGTGCGCGCTGACCGGCCCGGACGCGAACGCCGGTGCGCGGGCCGGGCTCGGCGTCCGTGTGCGGCGCACGATGACGCGCGGACGGCGTGACGGCGAGGGCGACGAGTAG
- a CDS encoding HAD-IC family P-type ATPase: MAARVATGRTNDVPVRASRSVAQIVRGNVFTRINAMIAVLFAIIAVIGPVQDGLFAMVILINTLIGIVQELRAKRTLDKLAIVNAARPRVVRDGATVRVATQEIVLDEVLEIGTGDQIVVDGVVTSVSGLEVDESLLTGEADPVLKRSGDTVMSGSFVVAGTGRFRATKVGRHAYAARLAEEASRFSLVHSELRSGINRILTWITYALFPIGGLLVYSQLFLGGQVALDEPVAGGQISGPLADALRGMVAALVSMIPEGLILLTSIAFAVGVIRLGRHRCLVQELPAIEGLARVDVVCTDKTGTLTEAGMRLAEIRDLGGGPDRNGAPASSPAQVLAALAGSDPEPNASMAAIARGCAASGGPVPDWPVTALAPFSSARKWSGASLRTPAGEEHWVLGAADVLTCADDPAAAEAARLGAQGHRVLLLARAGERVDSEGAPGCVRPAALVVLDQRVREDAAPTLDYFSEQGVDVKIVSGDHAASVGSVGRELRLPGAERPVDARDLPEDADGLAREVEARSAFGRVTPERKRDMVRGLRDRGRTVAMTGDGVNDVLALKEADIGVAMGSGSPASRSVAQLVLLDDRFAALPKVVAEGRRVIGNIERVASLFLTKTVYTMTLATIVGLLAVAYPFFPRHATLINAVTFGIPSFFLALAPNTDLARPGFVWRTLRLAVPSGVVAGLAAVTTYLLVLGGRTVPDPADRTAVVITLCATTLWVLLLVAKPYVWWKVVLVGSMVGLLTTIMVTPLGQWFFDLDVSDPTKVMTGLAVAGAAIVAITVIRVVDDRMTARSRREADSDEAASSPAPTG, encoded by the coding sequence GTGGCCGCACGGGTCGCGACCGGCCGCACGAACGACGTGCCGGTCCGCGCCAGCCGCAGCGTCGCCCAGATCGTGCGCGGCAACGTGTTCACGCGGATCAACGCGATGATCGCGGTGCTCTTCGCGATCATCGCCGTGATCGGACCCGTCCAGGACGGGCTGTTCGCGATGGTCATCCTCATCAACACCCTCATCGGCATCGTCCAGGAGCTGCGCGCCAAGCGGACCCTGGACAAGCTCGCGATCGTCAACGCCGCACGCCCCCGCGTGGTGCGCGACGGAGCGACCGTGCGGGTGGCCACGCAGGAGATCGTCCTGGACGAGGTCCTGGAGATCGGAACGGGCGACCAGATCGTCGTCGACGGCGTGGTCACCTCCGTCAGCGGCCTGGAGGTCGACGAGTCACTGCTGACCGGGGAGGCCGACCCGGTCCTCAAACGATCCGGCGACACGGTGATGTCGGGCAGCTTCGTGGTGGCGGGCACGGGCCGGTTCCGGGCCACGAAGGTGGGTCGGCACGCCTACGCCGCGCGGCTGGCCGAGGAGGCCAGCCGGTTCTCGCTGGTCCACTCGGAACTGCGCTCGGGCATCAACCGCATCCTCACCTGGATCACCTACGCGCTGTTCCCGATCGGCGGCCTGCTGGTCTACAGCCAGCTGTTCCTGGGCGGCCAGGTCGCCCTCGACGAGCCGGTCGCGGGCGGTCAGATCTCCGGTCCGCTCGCCGACGCCCTGCGCGGCATGGTCGCGGCTTTGGTGTCGATGATCCCCGAAGGGCTCATCCTGCTCACCAGCATCGCCTTCGCGGTGGGCGTGATCCGCCTGGGGCGGCACCGGTGCCTGGTCCAGGAGCTCCCGGCCATCGAGGGCCTGGCCCGCGTGGACGTGGTGTGCACCGACAAGACCGGCACGCTCACCGAGGCGGGCATGCGCCTGGCCGAGATCCGCGACCTGGGCGGCGGCCCCGACCGCAACGGCGCACCGGCCTCCTCCCCCGCCCAGGTGCTGGCCGCGTTGGCGGGCAGCGATCCCGAGCCGAACGCGAGCATGGCGGCCATCGCCCGGGGATGCGCGGCCTCGGGCGGCCCCGTGCCGGACTGGCCGGTCACCGCGCTGGCCCCCTTCTCCTCGGCCCGCAAGTGGAGCGGCGCCAGCCTGCGCACGCCCGCCGGGGAGGAGCACTGGGTCCTGGGCGCGGCCGACGTGCTCACCTGCGCCGACGACCCGGCCGCGGCCGAGGCCGCCCGCCTGGGCGCCCAGGGTCACCGCGTGCTGCTGCTCGCCAGGGCCGGCGAACGCGTGGACTCCGAGGGCGCCCCGGGTTGCGTGCGGCCCGCCGCTCTGGTGGTCCTGGACCAGCGGGTACGCGAGGACGCCGCGCCCACCCTGGACTACTTCTCCGAGCAGGGCGTGGACGTCAAGATCGTCTCCGGCGACCACGCCGCCTCGGTCGGGTCGGTGGGGCGCGAGCTGCGCCTGCCCGGCGCCGAACGGCCCGTCGACGCCCGGGACCTGCCGGAGGACGCCGACGGCCTGGCCCGCGAGGTGGAGGCGCGGTCGGCGTTCGGTCGGGTCACCCCCGAGCGCAAGCGCGACATGGTGCGCGGGCTGCGCGACCGGGGCCGCACGGTGGCGATGACCGGGGACGGCGTCAACGACGTGCTGGCACTCAAGGAGGCCGACATCGGCGTGGCCATGGGGTCGGGCAGCCCGGCCTCGCGCTCCGTGGCCCAGCTGGTGCTGTTGGACGACCGGTTCGCCGCACTGCCCAAGGTGGTGGCCGAGGGGCGACGGGTCATCGGCAACATCGAGCGCGTGGCCAGCCTGTTCCTGACCAAGACCGTGTACACGATGACGCTGGCGACGATCGTGGGCCTGCTCGCGGTGGCCTACCCGTTCTTCCCGCGCCACGCGACCCTGATCAACGCCGTCACGTTCGGCATCCCGTCGTTCTTCCTGGCGCTGGCGCCCAACACCGACCTGGCCCGGCCGGGGTTCGTGTGGCGCACCCTGCGGCTGGCGGTCCCATCGGGGGTGGTGGCCGGCCTGGCTGCGGTGACCACGTACCTCCTGGTGCTGGGCGGGCGGACCGTGCCGGATCCGGCCGACCGCACCGCGGTGGTGATCACGCTGTGCGCGACCACGCTGTGGGTGCTGCTGTTGGTGGCCAAGCCGTACGTGTGGTGGAAGGTCGTGCTGGTCGGCTCGATGGTGGGGCTGCTGACCACGATCATGGTGACGCCCCTGGGCCAGTGGTTCTTCGACCTGGACGTCAGCGACCCGACCAAGGTCATGACCGGTCTGGCGGTGGCGGGAGCGGCGATCGTCGCGATCACGGTGATCCGGGTGGTCGACGACCGGATGACCGCGAGGTCGCGGCGCGAGGCCGATTCTGACGAAGCCGCGTCAAGCCCGGCGCCGACGGGGTGA